One Aspergillus oryzae RIB40 DNA, chromosome 2 genomic window carries:
- a CDS encoding 3-ketoacyl-coA thiolase peroxisomal A precursor (3-oxoacyl CoA thiolase) gives MSSAQQRLTQVASHFTPGGKKGVAAITEKHPDDIVVTCALRSALTKGGKGGFKDTAAADILAGVFKGVIEKSGIDPNVVEDVAVGSVLAPGGGATEFRAAALVAGFPETTAVKSLNRQCSSGLQAIVDIANAIKSGMIEVGIGAGVESMSSQYGPGAVTEFSDLLENHQESANCKVPMGVLSENMAKDRGISRAVQDAFAASSYQKAVKAQKAGLFNEEIYPLQVKWTDPKSGEEKTITVKADDGIRDGITAESLGKIRPAFAKDGSIHAGNASQISDGAAAVLLMKRSTAERLGQKIIGKYVAASVVGVKPLLMGIGPWKAIPVALEKAGITKDDVDIYEINEAFASQCVWCVNELGLPQEKINPKGGAIAFGHPLGCTGSRQISTLLTELKRTDKKIGVTSMCVGTGMGMAAVWVRE, from the exons ATGTCTTCTG CTCAGCAGCGTCTTACCCAGGTGGCTTCTCACTTCACCCCTGGTGGCAAGAAGGGCGTCGCCGCCATCACCGAGAAGCACCCCGATGACATTGTCGTGACTTGTGCCCTTCGTTCTGCCCTCACCAagggtggaaagggtggCTTCAAGGATACCGCGGCTGCTGATATCCTGGCTGGCGTTTTCAAGGGTGTTATTGAGAAGAGTGGCATCGACCCCAACGTCGTCGAGGATGTTGCCGTCGGCTCCGTCCTTGCCCCTGGTGGCGGTGCCACCGAGTTCCGTGCTGCTGCTCTGGTTGCTGGTTTCCCCGAGACTACTGCTGTCAAGAGCTTGAACCGTCAGTGCTCCAGTGGTCTCCAGGCCATCGTTGACATTGCCAATGCTATCAAGTCCGGCATGATTGAAGTTGGTATTGGTGCTGGTGTGGAGAGCATGTCCTCTCAGTATGG TCCTGGTGCTGTCACCGAATTCTCAGACCTCCTCGAGAACCACCAAGAGTCTGCCAACTGCAAGGTTCCCATGGGTGTTCTGTCGGAGAACATGGCTAAGGACCGTGGCATTTCTCGTGCTGTCCAAGATGCTTTCGCCGCCTCATCCTACCAGAAGGCGGTTAAGGCTCAGAAGGCTGGTCTCTTTAACGAGGAGATCTATCCTCTTCAGGTGAAGTGGACTGACCCCAAGTctggcgaggagaagaccaTTACCGTGAAGGCCGATGATGGTATCCGTGACGGTATCACCGCTGAATCCCTGGGCAAGATTCGCCCTGCTTTCGCCAAGGATGGCTCCATTCATGCTGGCAATGCCTCCCAGATCTCCGACGGTGCCGCTGCTGTTTTGTTAATGAAGCGTTCCACTGCTGAGCGCCTCGGTcagaagatcatcggcaAGTACGTCGCCGCTAGCGTTGTGGGTGTTAAGCCCCTGCTCATGGGCATCGGCCCCTGGAAGGCCATCCCCGTGGCCcttgagaaggctggcaTCACCAAGGATGACGTTGATATCTACGAGATCAATGAGGCCTTTGCCTCTCAGTGCGTGTGGTGTGTCAATGAACTTGGACTACCTCAAGAGAAGATCAACCCTAAGGGAGGTGCCATTGCATTCGGACACCCTCTTGGCTGCACCGGTTCTCGTCAGATCAGCACCCTGCTGACAGAGCTGAAGCGCACTGACAAGAAGATCGGTGTCACTAGCATGTGTGTTGGCACTGGTATGGGTATGGCTGCCGTTTGGGTTCGCGAATAA
- a CDS encoding RraA family protein (predicted protein), protein MSTSIEQKLDVLRNYSACDVSDALLKLQKLPEGTTARAGHIADFVPFSPTIGRNENTPKVIAPASTFKFVPKSDPVPSTESVETHGFPAGTHWVDFAEPGTVAVIEQPEGQHCAVLGGIMAVRMKYLGVKGALVNGRVRDLSEIRECQLPVWARATSTVGTAAEAKPGARNVPVSLGGVTVSPGDIIFCDPLEGVVAIPRELLDQVLDLMPKLVAMDDKVKEAVLQGSNVFDAFKKFRTKI, encoded by the exons ATGTCAACATCAATCGAACAAAAGCTGGACGTTCTGCGGAACTACTCTGCAtgtgat GTATCAGATGCGCTACTCAAGCTACAAAAACTTCCCGAGGGAACCACAGCTCGTGCTGGCCATATAGCTGATTTCG TCCCCTTCTCACCAACCATCGGTCGTAACGAAAACACCCCCAAAGTTATTGCCCCGGCGTCAACATTCAAGTTCGTCCCCAAATCAGATCCCGTCCCGTCCACCGAGTCGGTAGAGACCCATGGTTTCCCCGCGGGGACGCACTGGGTCGACTTTGCAGAGCCCGGGACCGTGGCTGTGATTGAGCAGCCTGAGGGGCAGCACTGCGCCGTCCTGGGTGGGATTATGGCGGTCCGGATGAAGTATCTCGGAGTCAAAGGGGCCTTAGTGAACGGGCGCGTGCGAGATCTAAGTGAGATTAGGGAGTGTCAGCTTCCG GTTTGGGCTCGTGCTACTTCTACGGTTGGAACCGCCGCGGAGGCTAAACCGGGGGCTCGGAATGTGCCTGTTTCCCTTGGTGGTGTGACGGTGTCTCCG GGTGATATTATTTTCTGTGATCCGCTGGAAGGCGTGGTTGCTATTCCGCgcgagcttcttgatcaagtGCTCGATCTGATGCCTAAATTGGTTGCCATGGATGATAAAGTCAAGGAGGCTGTGCTTCAGGGGTCGAATGTCTTTGATGCCTTCAAGAAGTTCAGAACTAAAATTTAG
- a CDS encoding putative histone acetyltransferase (histone acetyltransferase (MYST family)): MDETGIEPVGIYILSGKEVKKRLRGETETVAIFEKEEDRVNALAKCSLFVSIICIQGLTYTMTATAPPADDDTEMRLPPDLVDSDQDAEGEEETDLYQMDQQLQDAVHRAYSGEVAEESNSASREDDRDAEGEPDSDLDSNGENDETEPVGAVKLPKGKSSLDNEDAADAEGDAAFENQSDSDQDASGSSSSSRGSDEEDDDEEWDGESNDHDDAEVDNNTVRGNCIFCGQDEDHDPSEDFEEYLTCTVCGDHYASTWRCPTCVREKLEPDAEGNNSSHRRLGPKNMQKELLPAHTGEEGSGFHSIFNTVDIDDDNLLNSSRSLRKRKTLSADVQEHTPVLRKRQRQTSLRSERAESRDHLGDASDALSPVRTRSRRVRGGEKENCRVVLRQFGRLMLAFRLNETKLSKILGSRSRSQHRGRRTPKPPPVAHEPPAHFAPIVPVSYVSPFYSFNDREMDESKSKPYGGILSEADADTTKTLPTQPDRERFEVARQKAEEEWQRRVMEAESGGEPVQHAAQKVSGPPSRIKYINFGGYEIETWYAAPYPEEYSRNRVLYICEFCLKYMNSDYVAWRHKLKCPAKHPPGDEIYRDGSISIFEVDGRKNPVYCQNLCLLAKLFLGSKTLYYDVEPFLFYIMTEFDDLGCHFVGYFSKEKRPSSANNVSCILTLPIHQRKGYGNLLIDFSYLLTRIEGKTGSPEKPLSDMGLVSYRNYWRLILSYQLHKQKTPLSIVELSERTGMTADDIVSGLEALRALVRDPVTKTYALRLDYKYFEECIQSWESKGYVQLNPDALVWTPYIMGRSNQSQFDRAPLHAVAPREGLEDEEVEDVKDSGNEEEQQLSESLGKVNGDDSPQPTINGAAQAVSGELSAEPAGPPSTELLTNGSGLHRTQLAADSKSTESNPIQDIPAWRFEVYPPVQAPVVKRRPGRPFGSKTTYNKVAVTPTTARTSGRNTPRRSSALASMTPTANASSVRRGRSAKLLDSPAVESTGTEANGVENDGQLPDHEGDKGGEQDPAQPDGLSETDVQNNHTGDHDAPGQLNGINGVETVDTELHVTEQVTPTKEVSAENTAKLTRSVNRKAVVEKFEFVIPAEDHGTTNHNAVVEEHTDGPNGVDKDGDAIMET; the protein is encoded by the exons ATGGATGAGACAGGGATTGAGCCGGTAGGCATCTATATCCTGTCcgggaaggaggtgaagaagagacTGCGTGGGGAGACAGAGACGGTGGCAATtttcgaaaaagaagaggataggGTCAACGCTCTGGCGAAGTG CTCGCTATTTGTTTCGATCATCTGTATCCAAGGTC TGACATACACCATGACGGCAACTGCGCCGCCGGCTGACGATGATACCGAAATGAGACTACCCCCGGATCTGGTTGACAGCGATCAGGATgcggagggagaggaggagacggaTTTGTATCAGATGGATCAACAGCTCCAGGATGCTGTACATAGGGCATATTCGGGAGAGGttgcagaagaaagcaacagTGCTAGCCGCGAGGACGATAGAGATGCGGAGGGGGAGCCGGATTCTGATCTGGACTCTAACGGCGAAAATGATGAGACTGAGCCGGTGGGAGCTGTGAAGTTACCGAAGGGGAAATCTTCCTTGGATAACGAGGATGCGGCCGACGCAGAAGGTGACGCAGCTTTCGAGAACCAAAGTGACAGCGACCAGGACGCATCCGGCTCTAGTTCAAGCAGCCGGGGATccgatgaggaggatgacgatgaggagtGGGATGGTGAGAGTAATGACCATGACGATGCAGAAGTGGATAACAACACGGTGCGCGGTAACTGCAT ATTTTgtggtcaagatgaagatcacgATCCGAGtgaggactttgaggagTATCTGACATGCACAGTTTGTGGCGATCACT ATGCCAGCACATGGAGATGTCCTACATGCGTTCGGGAAAAACTGGAACCAGACGCTGAGGGCAATAATTCGTCCCATCGAAGGCTCGGCCCGAAGAACATGCAAAAAGAGCTCTTGCCAGCACACACTGGAGAGGAAGGCTCTGGCTTTCACTCAATTTTCAATACagtggatattgatgatgataacTTATTGAACAGCTCGCGATCGCTacgaaaaaggaaaacctTGTCAGCAGATGTACAGGAACATACACCCGTGCTTCGAAAACGGCAGAGACAGACATCATTACGGTCCGAGCGGGCTGAGTCGAGAGACCATTTGGGCGATGCTTCAGACGCCCTATCTCCGGTACGGACTCGTTCTCGCCGTGTGcggggaggggaaaaggaaaattgcCGCGTGGTATTAAGGCAGTTTGGAAGGCTTATGTTAGCTTTTCGACTCAACGAGACCAAGCTATCTAAAATCCTCGGTTCTCGCAGTCGGTCACAGCACAGAGGTCGAAGAACCCCTAAGCCGCCTCCAGTGGCACATGAACCTCCAGCACATTTTGCCCCTATTGTCCCCGTGTCATACGTGTctcctttctattctttcAACGATCGCGAGATGGACGAATCTAAATCCAAACCGTACGGTGGCATTCTGTCAGAAGCAGACGCTGACACCACCAAGACTCTTCCGACACAGCCTGACCGTGAGAGGTTCGAAGTAGCGCGACAAAAGGCTGAAGAAGAGTGGCAAAGACGAGTCATGGAAGCCGAGAGCGGCGGAGAGCCTGTACAGCATGCAGCACAGAAGGTCTCGGGTCCACCGTCCAGGATAAAGTACATCAACTTTGGTGGCTATGAGATTGAGACCTGGTACGCGGCGCCTTATCCAGAAGAATACAGCCGTAACCGTGTGCTTTACATCTGTGAGTTTTGCTTAAAGTACATGAACTCGGATTATGTCGCATGGCGCCACAAACTCAAGTGCCCGGCAAAGCATCCTCCTGGAGATGAAATCTACCGCGACGGCTCGATTTCAATCTTCGAAGTCGACGGAAGAAAGAACCCGGTATACTGCCAGAATCTCTGCCTGCTTGCAAAACTGTTTCTCGGTTCAAAGACCCTATATTACGACGTCGAgccgtttcttttctacatCATGACCGAATTTGACGACTTGGGCTGCCATTTCGTTGGCTATTTTAGCAAAGAAAAACGGCCCAGCTCCGCAAATAACGTTTCCTGTATCCTTACTCTGCCTATTCATCAGCGAAAAGGCTATGGTAACCTTCTCATCGACTTCTCATACCTACTCACGCGCATCGAAGGGAAAACGGGGTCTCCCGAGAAGCCGCTTTCGGATATGGGTTTAGTGTCTTATCGGAATTACTGGAGGCTTATTCTGTCATACCAACTTCATAAGCAGAAGACGCCACTTAGCATCGTGGAGCTTTCGGAGCGGACAGGCATGACAGCGGACGACATTGTTTCTGGCCTTGAAGCTTTGCGTGCACTTGTCAGAGATCCAGTGACGAAGACTTATGCATTACGACTTGACTACAAATACTTCGAAGAATGCATACAGAGCTGGGAAAGTAAAGGCTACGTTCAGCTTAATCCCGATGCTCTTGTGTGGACGCCCTACATAATGGGTCGAAGCAACCAGTCACAGTTCGATAGGGCTCCGTTACATGCAGTTGCCCCACGGGAGGGTTtagaagacgaggaggtcgaggacGTGAAGGATTCTGGAAACGAGGAAGAGCAACAACTTTCAGAAAGTCTGGGCAAAGTCAATGGAGATGATAGCCCTCAACCGACCATTAATGGTGCTGCGCAAGCTGTGTCCGGGGAACTTTCAGCTGAACCTGCCGGACCTCCTTCGACTGAACTTTTGACTAATGGTTCTGGCCTTCATCGCACACAACTAGCTGCAGACTCTAAATCCACAGAATCAAACCCAATCCAAGATATACCAGCCTGGCGATTTGAGGTTTATCCTCCTGTTCAGGCGCCTGTTGTCAAACGACGCCCAGGTCGTCCCTTTGGCAGCAAGACCACATACAACAAGGTAGCTGTCACTCCGACAACTGCTCGCACTAGTGGTCGTAACACACCTAGAAGATCATCTGCACTAGCCTCTATGACCCCTACTGCAAATGCATCTAGCGTCCGGCGCGGTCGAAGTGCAAAGTTACTAGACTCTCCTGCAGTTGAATCAACTGGCACTGAGGCCAACGGTGTCGAAAATGATGGCCAGCTGCCAGATCATGAGGGTGACAAGGGCGGGGAACAAGACCCAGCTCAGCCTGATGGATTATCGGAGACAGATGTCCAAAATAACCACACGGGAGATCATGACGCGCCGGGTCAACTTAATGGTATCAACGGGGTGGAAACCGTGGACACAGAGCTTCATGTTACAGAACAAGTGACGCCTACCAAAGAAGTAAGTGCTGAGAATACAGCCAAACTTACTAGATCCGTGAATCGAAAGGCGGTGGTAGAAAAGTTCGAATTCGTTATTCCGGCAGAAGATCACGGTACTACGAACCATAATGCGGTGGTGGAAGAGCACACAGATGGGCCTAACGGGGTGGATAAAGATGGTGATGCGATCATGGAGACATGA
- the vosA gene encoding protein vosA (predicted protein), producing the protein MSASTFPDASLTRDPQRHYLQSPYYFMCCSLFDPSDDVPVPVPPSTALTGTLVSSLHRLKDVDNNGTLTPVGVVAVKLAELTGLDGGFFVFGDLSVKVEGDFRLKFTLFEMRKDMVTHIKSIISDRFTGKIAPRSFSAKIVGTDEPQCLPQRAFLSRGR; encoded by the exons ATGAGTGCGTCGACGTTCCCAGACGCCTCTCTTACTCGCGATCCTCAGAG ACACTATCTGCAAAGTCCCTATTATTTTATGTGCTGCAGCTTGTTCGATCCCTCAGATGACGTTCCAGTTCCCGTGCCGCCATCCACGGCTTTGACCGGTACTTTGGTCTCGTCACTTCATCGGCTGAAGGACGTCGACAACAACGGTACGCTGACCCCGGTGGGTGTGGTAGCCGTTAAATTGGCTGAACTGACCGGTCTAGATGGgggcttctttgtctttggggaCCTGTCTGTGAAAGTTGAGGGAGATTTTCGGCTAAAGTTCACCCTTTTTGAAATGCGAAA AGATATGGTTACTCATATTAAGTCCATCATCTCAGACCGCTTCACTGGTAAGATTGCACCGAGAAGCTTCTCTGCTAAAATCGTTGGCACTGACGAGCCCCAGTGTCTCCCCCAAAGAGCTTTCCTG AGCCGCGGACGTTGA
- a CDS encoding uncharacterized protein (predicted protein) produces the protein MSTPELEPVPQGSPQVRNLEIRGTWDGEVNGRAELRISLEVQSTPNTQIQILDTRSPTVLLCKASIQFLSEKWGQNSQPSEVAPQSPLFEFFEPIYPDGEGACMNFEGFPETPDPINDHSLGKAHSETSSTTRVLHPDHEVDSSIESSLLPDGHSPGLRPNFAKRGNQTRMLNLGKRSATDACLTDVDSNIMYARPNRNSPYNGAIPNLDTPDYRLDVLEQTAQLEIGDTMDNISQQRSYSLRGNHSKPVLLSEIAVGVKQAFDAGICLIGAHYMQSPDGSHEKKAGTSLPRDEEMLHTTSATKDLCKIKDGDIDGHDTSLTNLVNLNISQERVSNGPLMSPTSGTGSEGELGTDLGDYPSTRPASLLDIEQEAGSDPDTCERNSIGLYEHNSLDTHEPERLVFPEIEPEINMVDEILFVQHPANVRAGVYKVVVTVSIALLRKTPSDWYDLVIPGLPKLETGKSGFILFLIPDKYGVEFRTTYLRRFRMVEDCLFAEFVDKRDLVIPMRSFDQRNYGIIKDFVVDQEIEARPFLSSVSENNKHTQPGLSVRYHAMCSLRLHERCFWAEKCCFFLDLDGGPEGLFQCRLQPPDTSLQVVYIPSSSSYSIGVSHLQIICSPKDLGMFCITWLVNMPFPARNWLPRIYPGSASNANERDKSQLRATFTRLYANASTGEQSYRCILSALEREDETNGGSSEAVDGGDQSEDLERTFGFQHMNPVIKAMSMPLRAVWTSINDPMPTWIASWEDFVVLILGVTFTVCGTLGCLLLSHACSRVFHRPWEPAIGANAGLSKVDGQIPGCGEPSSEYNNFTEELFHETPDNIDSASLFDNNNTSNHISLDQQEAIDLEEDVKEVEEQVQEEEQAVAASAPDVESGWKGPIDRMA, from the exons ATGTCGACGCCTGAGCTAGAGCCAGTACCCCAGGGCTCACCTCAGGTCCGCAATCTGGAAATCAGAGGCACGTGGGATGGTGAGGTCAACGGACGCGCAGAACTTAGGATTTCGCTCGAG GTACAAAGCACCCCAAACACGCAGATACAAATATTAGACACCAGGTCTCCTACTGTCCTTTTGTGCAAGGCCTCAATACAATTCCTATCCGAGAAATGGGGTCAGAATAGTCAGCCCAGCGAGGTTGCCCCTCAAAGCCCTCTGTTCGAATTTTTTGAGCCAATCTATCCTGATGGTGAGGGGGCGTGTATGAACTTCGAGGGCTTTCCTGAAACCCCCGACCCCATCAACGACCATTCCTTGGGTAAAGCTCATAGCGAAACGAGCTCTACAACTCGCGTACTGCACCCAGATCATGAAGTTGACAGCTCCATAGAGAGTTCTTTATTGCCTGATGGTCACTCCCCTGGCTTACGTCCTAACTTTGCAAAGCGCGGTAACCAGACCAGAATGTTAAATCTAGGGAAAAGAAGTGCTACAGATGCTTGCCTGACAGATGTCGATTCAAACATCATGTATGCCCGGCCAAACCGAAACTCTCCTTATAATGGCGCCATTCCCAATCTCGATACGCCAGACTACCGTCTAGATGTACTAGAGCAAACAGCACAGCTTGAAATAGGTGATACGATGGACAACATAAGCCAGCAGCGGTCATATTCTCTTCGAGGAAATCACAGCAAGCCAGTCTTACTGTCGGAGATAGCTGTAGGAGTGAAACAAGCATTCGACGCAGGAATATGCCTTATCGGTGCACATTACATGCAAAGCCCAGATGGTTCGCACGAGAAAAAAGCTGGCACAAGTTTGCCACGAGATGAGGAAATGTTGCACACCACATCAGCAACTAAGGACCTTTGCAAAATCAAGGACGGAGATATCGATGGTCACGATACGTCGCTTACAAACCTCGTTAATCTCAACATTAGTCAGGAAAGGGTGTCTAATGGCCCACTAATGTCTCCAACCTCTGGTACTGGGTCGGAGGGAGAACTTGGGACTGACTTGGGCGACTATCCCTCAACTAGGCCGGCTTCACTGCTGGATATAGAGCAAGAAGCAGGCTCAGATCCTGACACTTGTGAACGAAATTCCATTGGTCTTTACGAACACAATTCTCTCGATACCCACGAACCCGAACGCCTTGTATTTCCTGAGATCGAGCCCGAAATTAACATGGTCGATGAGATTCTTTTCGTTCAACACCCAGCCAATGTCCGTGCAGGAGTTTACAAGGTCGTCGTCACCGTCTCGATCGCTCTGCTCAGGAAGACACCCAGTGACTGGTACGATCTAGTCATACCAGGTCTCCCCAAGCTGGAGACGGGGAAAAGTGggttcattctcttcctgaTTCCTGACAAGTACGGTGTTGAATTTCGCACCACATATCTCCGCAGGTTTAGGATGGTGGAAGATTGCTTGTTCGCTGAATTTGTGGACAAGAGGGATCTTGTGATACCAATGCGATCTTTTGATCAGAGGAATTATGGTATTATCAAGGACTTTGTCGTGGAccaggaaattgaagcaCGTCCTTTCTTGAGCTCTGTCTCAGAGAATAACAAGCACACACAGCCAGGTTTGTCGGTGAGGTATCATGCGATGTGCTCGCTGAGGTTACATGAACGTTGCTTTTGGGCTGAGAAgtgctgcttctttctcgaCTTAGACGGAGGGCCAGAAGGACTTTTCCAATGCAGACTCCAACCCCCGGATACAAGCTTGCAGGTGGTCTATATCCCCAGCAGTAGTTCATATTCTATCGGTGTCTCCCACCTTCAAATCATATGTTCGCCAAAGGACTTAGGAATGTTTTGCATTACTTGGCTAGTCAACATGCCCTTCCCAGCAAGGAACTGGCTGCCGCGAATCTATCCTGGGTCAGCATCCAATGCTAATGAACGAGATAAGAGTCAACTTCGCGCTACATTTACTAGACTATATGCCAATGCATCCACTGGAGAACAAAGCTACCGATGTATCCTGTCCGCTcttgaaagagaagatgaaaccaACGGAGGAAGTTCGGAAGCtgtggatggtggtgatCAGTCTGAAGACCTTGAGCGGACATTCGGATTTCAACATATGAACCCAGTAATCAAGGCTATGTCAATGCCGTTAAGAGCCGTATGGACATCAATCAATGACCCTATGCCCACCTGGATAGCGTCCTGGGAAGATTTCGttgttctcatccttggTGTTACTTTTACAGTTTGTGGTACGCTAGGGTGCCTCCTACTCAGCCATGCATGTTCTAGAGTTTTCCATCGCCCTTGGGAACCAGCTATTGGGGCAAACGCTGGCTTGTCGAAAGTGGACGGGCAGATCCCTGGTTGCGGGGAGCCGAGCTCTGAGTATAACAACTTTACTGAGGAGCTCTTCCATGAAACCCCAGACAACATTGACAGCGCCTCGTTATTCGACAACAATAATACCAGTAATCACATATCCTTGGACCAACAGGAAGCTAttgatctcgaggaagatgtcaaagaagttgaagaacaagtacaagaggaagaacaggcAGTTGCCGCATCCGCACCAGACGTGGAGTCAG GTTGGAAAGGTCCCATTGATCGCATGGCATGA
- a CDS encoding ribosylnicotinamide kinase (predicted protein) has translation MASQTGVIGISGPSSSGKTTLARLLQRIFSKADESLFTFIVHEDDFYFPDDRIPYTTTASGKTVQDWDTIDAIDVKFLSSALSYIRDHGQLPPRLKSIQDLNEKSDSGVDEGTILQLQQEVGGRLRSLFQQQQQPGSGNQGARAPAKRTIAFLEGFLLYSPPESEDKDHVLRSVHKNIDVHLFLPAPYDMVKSRREGRSGYVTSGPAPEPTSLPQRSSVSDEVDLEGEDDRPPQNFWTDPPGYVDDIVWPRYVQDHAWLILPEGESQKSNTLSADSQELVNKVGQGVNLRTNAGVIVAPGEGTKPMVDILKWAVEEVLKYLERNILEVHE, from the exons ATGGCGTCCCAAACCGGTGTAATCGGGATCTCAGGACCCTCATCTAGCGGGAAAACCACCCTAGCTCGATTACTACAGAGGATATTTTCTAAAGCGGATGAGAGTCTTTTCACGTTTATTGTCCATGAGGAtgatttttatttccctGATGAtcg AATTCCATACACAACAACCGCATCCGGGAAAACAGTCCAAGACTGGGATACCATCGACGCAATCGACGTCAAATTCCTATCTTCGGCTCTGTCTTACATCCGAGACCATGGACAGCTTCCGCCCCGTTTGAAAAGCATCCAGGATCTCAATGAGAAGTCGGACTCGGGCGTTGACGAGGGGACGATTCTTCAGTTGCAGCAGGAAGTGGGGGGTCGACTTCGTTCGCTttttcagcagcagcaacaacccGGTTCCGGAAATCAAGGTGCGAGAGCCCCGGCTAAGCGTACAATTGCTTTTCTGGAGGGGTTTTTACTGTATAGTCCTCCTGAATCGGAGGATAAGGATCATGTTCTTCGGTCCGTGCATAAGAATATTGATGTGCATTTGTTTTTGCCCGCGCCTTATGATATGGTGAAGTCGCGGCGGGAGGGTCGGAGTGGGTATGTGACGAGTGGGCCTGCGCCGGAGCCTACTTCGTTACCGCAAAGAAGTTCGGTGTCTGATGAAGTGGActtggagggtgaggatgatcgGCCGCCGCAGAACTTCTGGACGGATCCACCGGGCTATGTGGACGATATTGTGTGGCCGCGGTATGTGCAGGATCATGCCTGGTTGATCCTACCTGAAGGGGAATCACAGAAGAGTAACACTTTAAGCGCAGACTCTCAGGAGTTGGTCAACAAAGTAGGACAAGGAGTGAACCTGAGAACAAATGCTGGTGTCATTGTAGCTCCTGGAGAAGGCACTAAACCTATGGTAGATATTCTAAAGTGGGCGGTTGAGGAGGTGCTGAAATACTTGGAGAGGAACATCTTGGAAGTACATgaatag